GGAGACGCCAATGAAGGCCACAGGAGGGGCATAGGAACCGTTCCCTTCACGTGAGCTACCAAATCATGTACTCTCATTTCTTCGTCATCCTTCGATTTCCGACAAGTGTCGTGTTACTCATCGCTCAATTCGCTTCTCGTAGACCAATTGGCCGACTAAAATTTGAAGAAACGGACACGGCTTCCATTCATCTCGAGTGCTCTGCTGTTCTTCGgagtctctctctctttctctctctcccctcctccGCCTTGAAGGTTTACATCCATCTCTGAGACCAGCTGAGACTCACTTCCACTGATTCCAGTGACTGCTCACATTCGCAGCCGCCATACTCATGGTTTGCCTCACGAGACCTTCCTTTACGTCAATCTTCCACAGAACCACACCCTGTCTACCatctctccaccgccgccgccaccaccagcTTCCCATCCTCAGTTCCAACCAGGAACCAAGAAGAAGACCTGCTCGCTTTGACAGGAAAGCCCATGCCATAAGACCCCTGGCGAGCCCCGCACTCGGGTCTTCTTCGCTCACCAAGGAGGGTACAGGCGGCAACGGCACTGATGCTGGAAGGCAGGTGTTGGCCTTGTGTGGGTTCGGGTACTGGGTGCAGGGTTTCAGGTGCTTCCCATGGCTGGCCCTCAACTTCCACCTGGTTCATGCCCTCAACCTTAGCCCTGCCACACTTCAGCTGGTTCAGAACACCGGGAACCTCCCCATGGTGGCCAAGCCTCTCTTGGGTGTCATCTCTGATGCCGTCTACATCGGGGACGCTCACAGGCTCCCGTATATGTCCATTGGAGGTCAGTTCTCTTTGGTCTGtcttctctctgtctctctctctgctgctttattttttgttttggcTTTCTACATCTGGTTTCGTATCTGCACTCAGTAAGAGTGTCACTAGGCAAAGGAATTAGCTTCCTATTTGAAGCTTGTATCCTTTCTCACGTGGTGATCATAACCCGACAATGTGCATCTCTTTTGCAGTCATATTGCAGCTTGTGTCATGGGGAACACTGGCATCGATCCCTGTCACAGGAGAAACATTTCCGACCCAAGTCACATGCATTCTACTGAGCAATCTCGGGGCATCCTTCGCGGAAGTTGCTACAGATGCTCTGGTTGCTGAAATCAGTAGAACACGGAGAGCAGGTGAACTCCAGTCTTACGCATTCATCGCTTTGGCAGCTGGAGCAATGTTAGGCAATTTGTCCGGTGGATTCCTCTTGCTGAAAACCCAAGAGCCGCAGATCCTGTTCGTCATCTTTGCACTCCTCCTCTCTGCCCAGCTTGCGCTTTCCTTGACCACGAAAGAGACGTCCATCTATCTGCCCCATATCTCGAACCATCGCCTAATCCCCAGCTCCCTATCTGAAAACCTCAGCAAGCAGTTCTCCAATCTCATCACAGCAATCAACGAGGAAAGCATCTCCTATCCTCTTTCGTGGATCGTAGCTTCGGTTGCCGTCGTTCCCATTCTCTCAGGCTCCATGTTTTGCTTCCAGACACAGTGCCTAAAGATCGATCCTGCCGTCATCGGTCTGTCGAAAGTTATCGGCCAGCTGGTGGTTCTCTCGGCGGCCTTCTTCTACGAGCGATACTCGAAGAGATTGCCGATGAGGAGACTGATATGTGGAGCACAGATCCTCTATGCTCTTTCCCTGCTCTCCGACCTGATATTGGTGAAACAAGTCAACATCAAGTTGGGCATATCGAATGAAGCTTTTGTGCTGTGCTTGTCGGCGTTAGCGGAGGCCATCGCGCAGTTTAAGATGCTGCCCTTCTCGGTTATGTTTTCGCGGCTATGCCCGTCGGGTTGCGAAGGTTCTCTCTTAGCATTCTTCGCTTCGGCGATGTGCTTGTCGTCGATACTGGGTGGAATTTTTGGTGTCGGGCTTGCCTCCTTGATTGGGGTGACCTCGGGGGATTACTCGAGCATGGCGACAGGAATTCTGGTGCAGTTCGTGGCTGCTTTGGTTCCCCTTGGGTGGACATCCTGCATACCTATCACGAGGAATCTGGAGGAGATGAGGATGGCCAAAAGGAGAAGAGCTTGATATAATAGATTGAAACTGTGATTCTGCATGCCTTTTGTCGTTTGACTTTTTCAGTAATTATTTAGGGAGAATTGTTGAATACAGATCTTGGAAAAAGCAAAAATTCAATAAGCCCCATCGGAATTAAGACAAATGGATTCTAAGATATGCATCACATCATCACTCATTATCTAGCATATATTGTGTGCTCATACCGCCATTTAGTCCACAAAACACTGACATTGTTTTGGAAAAAGTTCTGTTAAAGCCAAAATGTTCTTCTAGGGAATGACAAGACTGGGTAAAAACATTTGAATAAGAAATTTAGATGCTCATCATAAGAACCGGACCGAAACAAATCATAGTATGGAAGATGAAGCCTTAATGCAGAAGATGAATTAGTAGCCGCCCTTGAGGTCATTGACGACATCATAAGGAATAGGAGTGACGGTCTCGAGAGTGGCACCTTCCACCATGAAGCCAGGCTTGGGACCTTCCGGCTGCCGTTTGGTGCTGATGACTTCGCCTCGTGCCTTTGCCTCTGCTTTCAGTTGGTCGTTCTTCTTCACCCTAGCACGGAAATCTTCTTCGCACCTGGATGGTTGCACATGCTCAACTCGGACATGAATCCTTTTCTTGATGATCCGATTGCCAACCTGAGGAACAAAAAAGCAACAACAATCCATCTGAGTTGtgatctttcttcttttctccttGTGTGATCCTAATGTCTAGTATCTACCCATGTAGGGTGTGAAATGGTACCACCCTCCATTGCAAAACGAGCTGTAGTACAAACGACTTCAGTGAAAATAAGAACTGCTAAAACACAACAGCCATGTACTTGCTCTTGAGGAATTTGATTTGAAAAACCCAAGGGAGACTCGTTTCTTATCAGATGTTGaacatcttcatttttttttgtcatgtttGCTTTGTGCATGCACCAAGGGAAGCTGACATCTAATTATCCCCCAAGGCGAAAGGAGCGTATCTAGTGCACGAGACTCCCATCAATACGAGATCTAGGGAGAGTTGATATACGTagtcttacctttaaatatttaaagaagcTGTTTTAATGACTCAAACCCTAGTCTCCTAGATCGCAGAAGAGCAACCTTACTATTGTACCAAGGCTCGCCCTCAATAATCCCCCAAGAGCTGCTCCATCTAAAACAAAATAGCTCAATGGATAAAGCCACTATTCATTACATGGTTTGGGCATGATGAGATGTGCAGGAACTAATCAACCTTACATGTAAATAGGCTTGCCATGATTCAAACACATCTAAGAAGCAAGGACACAAACACGAATATGACACAGACATATCATGTTTTAAAAAATTAGGACatggacacacacacacacacacacacacacacacacacacacatatatatatatataattcaattaATATAAGTTTTATAATATTGCACTTAAAACTTTAAAAACTCAAAAATGCAgacaaataaatatcatcatatAGGTTAAAACAATTAAAATCATCTAAATTTAATTATCCAAAATAAAGGTTAAGtttatcaaataatatttaacaatTTCTTCATATAATTGATATGTATTTTCTTACAATGATCTCCAAATTTCTTTTCTTATCAAGCATATGGCCCTCACGTGAGGGCCACGAAAGCACAACGTCGCACGCGAGTGTCCGACATGTGTCTGTGTGTCTAAGACATGTGGGACACGAACACATCCACCAAAAGAACGTGTCTGTGCTTCTTAGAAACACATGACAGTCAATTGGCACCAGCGAGGCCTAACCACTTGTTTGCCGCAAACTAAGCTTACTAACATGGTGTGatcatcatcatctaaaaatacaGGTTTGGTCCCTAAAAAAGAGACTACCAAAAGCTAAATGTACAAGCATATCCATGTCCTAGTGAGAGCATTCCAAGAGTGCATATATTCCAAGTTAAAACAAATGAACGTAGATCTGAGTACAGTAACAACTGATAACTGAGTTAACAATGCATGGATGAAGCTAAAATGATAAGTCTTTCCCACTGGGCAGAATTGAGGCAGCCTACTATAAAGGGACGACCTCTGGTTCAGACACGAAAGGGAATACATGAAGAGGAGACTCACACAATTAAAAGAGATAAAGAAACTTTTCACAGCTCATAATGATGTGGTCTAGCCCAATCCATAGATCGACATTAAATGGAATCCCATAAGAAATCAGTTTTTGTCACCAAC
The DNA window shown above is from Musa acuminata AAA Group cultivar baxijiao chromosome BXJ2-4, Cavendish_Baxijiao_AAA, whole genome shotgun sequence and carries:
- the LOC135610283 gene encoding probable folate-biopterin transporter 8, chloroplastic, with product MVCLTRPSFTSIFHRTTPCLPSLHRRRHHQLPILSSNQEPRRRPARFDRKAHAIRPLASPALGSSSLTKEGTGGNGTDAGRQVLALCGFGYWVQGFRCFPWLALNFHLVHALNLSPATLQLVQNTGNLPMVAKPLLGVISDAVYIGDAHRLPYMSIGVILQLVSWGTLASIPVTGETFPTQVTCILLSNLGASFAEVATDALVAEISRTRRAGELQSYAFIALAAGAMLGNLSGGFLLLKTQEPQILFVIFALLLSAQLALSLTTKETSIYLPHISNHRLIPSSLSENLSKQFSNLITAINEESISYPLSWIVASVAVVPILSGSMFCFQTQCLKIDPAVIGLSKVIGQLVVLSAAFFYERYSKRLPMRRLICGAQILYALSLLSDLILVKQVNIKLGISNEAFVLCLSALAEAIAQFKMLPFSVMFSRLCPSGCEGSLLAFFASAMCLSSILGGIFGVGLASLIGVTSGDYSSMATGILVQFVAALVPLGWTSCIPITRNLEEMRMAKRRRA
- the LOC103980608 gene encoding large ribosomal subunit protein eL21z/eL21y, producing MPAGHGLRSRTRDLFSRPFRKKGYIPLTTYLRTYRIGDYVDIKVNGAVHKGMPHKFYHGRTGRVWNVTKRAIGVEINKQVGNRIIKKRIHVRVEHVQPSRCEEDFRARVKKNDQLKAEAKARGEVISTKRQPEGPKPGFMVEGATLETVTPIPYDVVNDLKGGY